In Canis lupus familiaris isolate Mischka breed German Shepherd chromosome 5, alternate assembly UU_Cfam_GSD_1.0, whole genome shotgun sequence, a genomic segment contains:
- the CAMTA2 gene encoding calmodulin-binding transcription activator 2 isoform X8, which produces MNTKDTTEVAENSHHLKIFLPKKLLECLPRCPLLPPERLRWNTNEEIASYLITFEKHDEWLSCAPKTRPQNGSIILYNRKKVKYRKDGYLWKKRKDGKTTREDHMKLKVQGMEPVSWQCLYGCYVHSSIVPTFHRRCYWLLQNPDIVLVHYLNVPALEDCGKGCSPIFCPVSSDRREWLKWSREELLGQLRPMFHGIKWSCGNGTEEFSVEQLVQQILDTHPTKPAPRTHACLCSGGLGSGSLTHKCSSTKHRIISPKVEPRALTLTSVPHPHPPEPPPLIAPLPPELPKAHASPSSSSSSSSSSSGFAEPLEIRPSPPTSRGGSSRGGTAILLLTGLEQRAGGLTPTRHLAPQTDPRPSMSLAVVVGSETSSPPAPPSPAFDPDRFLNSPQRGQTYGGGQGVSPDFPEAEATHTPCPALEPAAALEPQAAARGPPPLPGASGRRGNRFFIQDDGSGEELKAQGAAPPAPSPHPSPPPSPAPLEPPGRGGRGETLFGGAAGASELEPFGLASFPDLMGELISDEAPGAPVPTAQLSPALSTITDFSPEWSYPEGGVKVLITGPWTEAAEHYSCVFDHIAVPASLVQPGVLRCYCPAHEVGLVSLQVAGREGPLSASVLFEYRARRFLSLPSTQLDWLSLDDNQFRMSILERLEQMEKRMADMAAAGQAPCRSPNAPPIQDEGQGPGFEARVVVLVENMIPRSTWRGPERLAHGSPFRGMSLLHLAAAQGYARLIDTLSQWRSMGTVSLDLEQEADPLNVDHFSCTPLMWACALGHLEAAVLLFRWNRQALSIPDSLGRLPLSVAQSRGHVRLARCLEELQRQEAAAELPLALSPPSSSPDTGLSSVSSPSELSDGTFSVTSAYSSAPDGSPPPAPVLASEMAMEETMPGQLSSGAPEGPLFLMDCEATNPQEPVPSRPPFPPAPEGGAASEEADSPPAVDVIPVDMISLARQIIEATPERIKREDFVGLPDAGAPMRERTGALGLSETMSWLASYLENVDHFPSSAPPSELPLERGRLSVPPAPSWAEFLSASASGKMESDFALLTLSDHEQRELYEAARVIQTAFRKYKGRRLKEQQEVAAAVIQRCYRKYKQLTWIALKFALYKKMTQAAILIQSKFRSYYEQKRFQQSRRAAVLIQQHYRSYRRRPAGTLQARSNRGSFLTKKQDQAARKIMRFLRRCRHRMRELKQNQELEGLPQPGLAT; this is translated from the exons GCCTCAGAATGGCTCCATCATCCTCTACAACCGCAAGAAGGTGAAATACCGGAAGGACGGTTACCTGTGGAAGAAGCGGAAGGATGGGAAGACCACGAGAGAGGACCATATGAAGCTGAAGGTCCAGGGCATGGAG cctgtcTCCTGGCAGTGTCTCTATGGCTGCTACGTTCACTCTTCCATCGTCCCCACATTCCATCGGCGCTGCTACTGGCTGCTCCAG AACCCTGACATCGTGCTTGTACACTACTTGAACGTCCCTGCCCTGGAGGACTGTGGAAAAGGCTGCAGCCCCATCTTTTGTCCTGTCAGCAGCGACCGTCGCGAGTGGCTGAAGTGGTCCCGGGAGGAGCTGCTGGGGCAGCTGAGGCCCATGT TTCATGGCATCAAGTGGAGCTGTGGGAACGGGACAGAGGAGTTCTCCGTGGAGCAGCTGGTGCAGCAGATCCTAGACACCCACCCGACCAAGCCCGCACCCCGAACCCATGCCTGCCTCTGCAGTGGGGGCCTCG GTTCCGGGAGCCTCACCCACAAATGCAGCAGCACAAAACACCGCATCATCTCTCCCAAAGTGGAGCCCCGAGCTTTAACCCTGACCTCTGtgccccacccacacccccctgAGCCCCCTCCACTGATAGCCCCTCTTCCCCCAGAGCTCCCAAAGGCACatgcttccccttcctcttcctcgtcctcgtcctcttcttcctctggcttTGCAGAACCCCTAGAGATTAGACCTAGCCCCCCCACCTCTCGAGGGGGTTCATCCAGAGGAGGCACCGCAATCCTCCTCCTGACGGGACTGGAGCAGCGTGCGGGGGGCTTGACGCCCACCAGGCACTTGGCTCCCCAGACTGACCCTAGGCCTTCCATGAGCTTGGCTGTGGTTGTGGGCTCTGAGACCTCttccccacctgctcctcccagccctgcctttgACCCAGATCGTTTTCTCAACAGCCCTCAGAGGGGTCAGACCTATGGAGGGGGCCAGGGGGTAAGCCCAGACTTCCCCGAGGCAGAGGccacccacaccccctgccctgccctggagcccGCTGCTGCCCTGGAGCCCCAGGCGGCTGCTCGGgggcctcctcctctgccaggAGCAAGTGGGAGAAGAGGAAATCGCTTCTTCATTCAAGATgatggcagtggggaggagcTCAAGGCCCAGGGGGCTGCCCCACCTGCACCTTCACCTCATCCCTCGCCCCCACCTTCACCTGCCCCCTTGGAGCCACCAGGccggggaggaagaggggagaccTTGTTTGGAGGAGCTGCAGGGGCCAGTGAACTGGAGCCCTTCGGTCTTGCATCATTCCCTGACCTCATGGGAGAGCTCATCAGCGACGAGGCTCCAGGAGCCCCTGTCCCAACTGCCCAGCTCTCTCCGGCTCTTAGCACCATCACAGACTTCTCCCCGGAGTGGTCCTACCCAGAG GGTGGGGTCAAGGTGCTCATCACAGGTCCCTGGACAGAGGCTGCGGAGCATTACTCCTGTGTTTTTGATCACATCGCTGTGCCAGCCTCTCTTGTCCAGCCTGGTGTCCTACGCTGCTACTGTCCTG cccatGAGGTTGGGCTGGTATCTTTGCAGGTGGCGGGGCGGGAGGGCCCCctttctgcctctgtgctctTTGAGTATCGAGCCCGCCGGTTCCTGTCATTGCCTAGTACTCAGCTTGACTGGTTGTCACTGGACG ACAACCAGTTCCGGATGTCCATCCTGGAGCGGCTGGAGCAGATGGAGAAGCGCATGGCCGACATGGCAGCAGCCGGGCAGGCTCCCTGCCGCAGTCCCAATGCACCTCCAATTCAG GATGAAGGCCAGGGGCCGGGGTTTGAGGCCCGAGTGGTGGTCTTGGTGGAAAACATGATCCCACGCTCGACCTGGAGGGGTCCTGAACGTCTGGCGCATGGAAGCCCTTTCCGGGGCATGAGCCTTCTGCACCTGGCCGCTGCCCAGGGCTACGCCCGCCTCATCGACACCCTGAGCCAGTGGCG GAGCATGGGGACAGTGAGCTTGGACTTAGAGCAAGAGGCTGACCCGCTCAACGTGGACCACTTCTCTTGCACCCCACTG ATGTGGGCTtgtgccctggggcacctggaggccGCTGTGCTCCTCTTCCGCTGGAACAGACAGGCGCTGAGCATTCCTGACTCTCTGGGCCGGCTGCCCCTGTCGGTGGCGCAGTCCCGGGGTCACGTGCGCCTGGCCCGCTGCCTCGAGGAACTGCAGAGACAGGAGGCTGCAGCCGAGCTTCCACTTGCCCTGTCACCACCCTCCTCCAGCCCAGACACAG GACTGAGCAGCGTCTCCTCACCCTCGGAGCTGTCGGATGGTACTTTCTCCGTCACGTCAGCCTACTCCAGCGCCCCAGATGGCagtcctccccccgcccctgtgCTGGCCTCCGAGATGGCTATGGAAGAGACCATGCCAGGCCAGCTCTCCTCCGGTGCCCCTGAGGGCCCCCTATTTCTCATGGACTGTGAAGCCACCAACCCCCAAGAGCCGGTACCCTCACGGCCTCCTTTCCCCCCAGCCCCAGAGGGTGGGGCTGCCTCAGAGGAAGCAGACAGCCCCCCGGCTGTGGATGTGATCCCG GTGGACATGATCTCACTCGCCAGGCAGATCATCGAAGCCACACCAGAGCGGATTAAACGAGAGGACTTTGTGGGGCTGCCTGATGCTGGAGCACCAATGAGGGAGCGGACAGGGGCCCTGGGGCTCAGCGAGACCATGTCCTGGCTGGCCAGCTACCTGGAGAATGTGGACCATTTCCCCAGCTCAGCCCCTCCCAG CGAACTACCCTTGGAGCGTGGGCGCCTGTCTGTCCCTCCAGCACCCTCCTGGGCAGAGTTTCTGTCCGCCTCTGCCAGCGGCAAGATGGAGAGTGACTTTGCCCTGCTGACGCTATCGGATCATGAGCAGCGGGAACTGTACGAGGCAGCTCGAGTCATCCAGACAGCCTTCCGAAAGTACAAG GGCCGGAGGCTGAAGGAACAGCAGGAGGTGGCAGCCGCTGTGATCCAGCGCTGCTACCGGAAGTACAAGCAG CTGACCTGGATTGCACTGAAG TTTGCACTCTACAAGAAGATGACCCAGGCGGCCATCCTGATCCAGAGCAAGTTCCGGAGCTACTACGAGCAGAAGCGGTTCCAGCAGAGCCGCCGCGCGGCGGTGCTCATCCAGCAGCACTACCGCTCCTATCGCCGCCGACCAGCGGGCACCCTGCAGGCCCGCAGCAA caGAGGCTCCTTTCTCACCAAGAAGCAGGACCAGGCAGCCCGGAAGATCATGCGCTTCCTGCGGCGCTGCCGACACAG GATGAGGGAACTGAAGCAGAACCAGGAGCTGGAAGGGCTCCCGCAGCCCGGCCTGGCCACCTGA
- the CAMTA2 gene encoding calmodulin-binding transcription activator 2 isoform X1 has translation MGTDSPSPRPLRPGVTLPPGALTMNTKDTTEVAENSHHLKIFLPKKLLECLPRCPLLPPERLRWNTNEEIASYLITFEKHDEWLSCAPKTRPQNGSIILYNRKKVKYRKDGYLWKKRKDGKTTREDHMKLKVQGMEPVSWQCLYGCYVHSSIVPTFHRRCYWLLQNPDIVLVHYLNVPALEDCGKGCSPIFCPVSSDRREWLKWSREELLGQLRPMFHGIKWSCGNGTEEFSVEQLVQQILDTHPTKPAPRTHACLCSGGLGSGSLTHKCSSTKHRIISPKVEPRALTLTSVPHPHPPEPPPLIAPLPPELPKAHASPSSSSSSSSSSSGFAEPLEIRPSPPTSRGGSSRGGTAILLLTGLEQRAGGLTPTRHLAPQTDPRPSMSLAVVVGSETSSPPAPPSPAFDPDRFLNSPQRGQTYGGGQGVSPDFPEAEATHTPCPALEPAAALEPQAAARGPPPLPGASGRRGNRFFIQDDGSGEELKAQGAAPPAPSPHPSPPPSPAPLEPPGRGGRGETLFGGAAGASELEPFGLASFPDLMGELISDEAPGAPVPTAQLSPALSTITDFSPEWSYPEGGVKVLITGPWTEAAEHYSCVFDHIAVPASLVQPGVLRCYCPAHEVGLVSLQVAGREGPLSASVLFEYRARRFLSLPSTQLDWLSLDDNQFRMSILERLEQMEKRMADMAAAGQAPCRSPNAPPIQDEGQGPGFEARVVVLVENMIPRSTWRGPERLAHGSPFRGMSLLHLAAAQGYARLIDTLSQWRSMGTVSLDLEQEADPLNVDHFSCTPLMWACALGHLEAAVLLFRWNRQALSIPDSLGRLPLSVAQSRGHVRLARCLEELQRQEAAAELPLALSPPSSSPDTGLSSVSSPSELSDGTFSVTSAYSSAPDGSPPPAPVLASEMAMEETMPGQLSSGAPEGPLFLMDCEATNPQEPVPSRPPFPPAPEGGAASEEADSPPAVDVIPVDMISLARQIIEATPERIKREDFVGLPDAGAPMRERTGALGLSETMSWLASYLENVDHFPSSAPPSELPLERGRLSVPPAPSWAEFLSASASGKMESDFALLTLSDHEQRELYEAARVIQTAFRKYKGRRLKEQQEVAAAVIQRCYRKYKQLTWIALKFALYKKMTQAAILIQSKFRSYYEQKRFQQSRRAAVLIQQHYRSYRRRPAGTLQARSNRGSFLTKKQDQAARKIMRFLRRCRHRMRELKQNQELEGLPQPGLAT, from the exons GCCTCAGAATGGCTCCATCATCCTCTACAACCGCAAGAAGGTGAAATACCGGAAGGACGGTTACCTGTGGAAGAAGCGGAAGGATGGGAAGACCACGAGAGAGGACCATATGAAGCTGAAGGTCCAGGGCATGGAG cctgtcTCCTGGCAGTGTCTCTATGGCTGCTACGTTCACTCTTCCATCGTCCCCACATTCCATCGGCGCTGCTACTGGCTGCTCCAG AACCCTGACATCGTGCTTGTACACTACTTGAACGTCCCTGCCCTGGAGGACTGTGGAAAAGGCTGCAGCCCCATCTTTTGTCCTGTCAGCAGCGACCGTCGCGAGTGGCTGAAGTGGTCCCGGGAGGAGCTGCTGGGGCAGCTGAGGCCCATGT TTCATGGCATCAAGTGGAGCTGTGGGAACGGGACAGAGGAGTTCTCCGTGGAGCAGCTGGTGCAGCAGATCCTAGACACCCACCCGACCAAGCCCGCACCCCGAACCCATGCCTGCCTCTGCAGTGGGGGCCTCG GTTCCGGGAGCCTCACCCACAAATGCAGCAGCACAAAACACCGCATCATCTCTCCCAAAGTGGAGCCCCGAGCTTTAACCCTGACCTCTGtgccccacccacacccccctgAGCCCCCTCCACTGATAGCCCCTCTTCCCCCAGAGCTCCCAAAGGCACatgcttccccttcctcttcctcgtcctcgtcctcttcttcctctggcttTGCAGAACCCCTAGAGATTAGACCTAGCCCCCCCACCTCTCGAGGGGGTTCATCCAGAGGAGGCACCGCAATCCTCCTCCTGACGGGACTGGAGCAGCGTGCGGGGGGCTTGACGCCCACCAGGCACTTGGCTCCCCAGACTGACCCTAGGCCTTCCATGAGCTTGGCTGTGGTTGTGGGCTCTGAGACCTCttccccacctgctcctcccagccctgcctttgACCCAGATCGTTTTCTCAACAGCCCTCAGAGGGGTCAGACCTATGGAGGGGGCCAGGGGGTAAGCCCAGACTTCCCCGAGGCAGAGGccacccacaccccctgccctgccctggagcccGCTGCTGCCCTGGAGCCCCAGGCGGCTGCTCGGgggcctcctcctctgccaggAGCAAGTGGGAGAAGAGGAAATCGCTTCTTCATTCAAGATgatggcagtggggaggagcTCAAGGCCCAGGGGGCTGCCCCACCTGCACCTTCACCTCATCCCTCGCCCCCACCTTCACCTGCCCCCTTGGAGCCACCAGGccggggaggaagaggggagaccTTGTTTGGAGGAGCTGCAGGGGCCAGTGAACTGGAGCCCTTCGGTCTTGCATCATTCCCTGACCTCATGGGAGAGCTCATCAGCGACGAGGCTCCAGGAGCCCCTGTCCCAACTGCCCAGCTCTCTCCGGCTCTTAGCACCATCACAGACTTCTCCCCGGAGTGGTCCTACCCAGAG GGTGGGGTCAAGGTGCTCATCACAGGTCCCTGGACAGAGGCTGCGGAGCATTACTCCTGTGTTTTTGATCACATCGCTGTGCCAGCCTCTCTTGTCCAGCCTGGTGTCCTACGCTGCTACTGTCCTG cccatGAGGTTGGGCTGGTATCTTTGCAGGTGGCGGGGCGGGAGGGCCCCctttctgcctctgtgctctTTGAGTATCGAGCCCGCCGGTTCCTGTCATTGCCTAGTACTCAGCTTGACTGGTTGTCACTGGACG ACAACCAGTTCCGGATGTCCATCCTGGAGCGGCTGGAGCAGATGGAGAAGCGCATGGCCGACATGGCAGCAGCCGGGCAGGCTCCCTGCCGCAGTCCCAATGCACCTCCAATTCAG GATGAAGGCCAGGGGCCGGGGTTTGAGGCCCGAGTGGTGGTCTTGGTGGAAAACATGATCCCACGCTCGACCTGGAGGGGTCCTGAACGTCTGGCGCATGGAAGCCCTTTCCGGGGCATGAGCCTTCTGCACCTGGCCGCTGCCCAGGGCTACGCCCGCCTCATCGACACCCTGAGCCAGTGGCG GAGCATGGGGACAGTGAGCTTGGACTTAGAGCAAGAGGCTGACCCGCTCAACGTGGACCACTTCTCTTGCACCCCACTG ATGTGGGCTtgtgccctggggcacctggaggccGCTGTGCTCCTCTTCCGCTGGAACAGACAGGCGCTGAGCATTCCTGACTCTCTGGGCCGGCTGCCCCTGTCGGTGGCGCAGTCCCGGGGTCACGTGCGCCTGGCCCGCTGCCTCGAGGAACTGCAGAGACAGGAGGCTGCAGCCGAGCTTCCACTTGCCCTGTCACCACCCTCCTCCAGCCCAGACACAG GACTGAGCAGCGTCTCCTCACCCTCGGAGCTGTCGGATGGTACTTTCTCCGTCACGTCAGCCTACTCCAGCGCCCCAGATGGCagtcctccccccgcccctgtgCTGGCCTCCGAGATGGCTATGGAAGAGACCATGCCAGGCCAGCTCTCCTCCGGTGCCCCTGAGGGCCCCCTATTTCTCATGGACTGTGAAGCCACCAACCCCCAAGAGCCGGTACCCTCACGGCCTCCTTTCCCCCCAGCCCCAGAGGGTGGGGCTGCCTCAGAGGAAGCAGACAGCCCCCCGGCTGTGGATGTGATCCCG GTGGACATGATCTCACTCGCCAGGCAGATCATCGAAGCCACACCAGAGCGGATTAAACGAGAGGACTTTGTGGGGCTGCCTGATGCTGGAGCACCAATGAGGGAGCGGACAGGGGCCCTGGGGCTCAGCGAGACCATGTCCTGGCTGGCCAGCTACCTGGAGAATGTGGACCATTTCCCCAGCTCAGCCCCTCCCAG CGAACTACCCTTGGAGCGTGGGCGCCTGTCTGTCCCTCCAGCACCCTCCTGGGCAGAGTTTCTGTCCGCCTCTGCCAGCGGCAAGATGGAGAGTGACTTTGCCCTGCTGACGCTATCGGATCATGAGCAGCGGGAACTGTACGAGGCAGCTCGAGTCATCCAGACAGCCTTCCGAAAGTACAAG GGCCGGAGGCTGAAGGAACAGCAGGAGGTGGCAGCCGCTGTGATCCAGCGCTGCTACCGGAAGTACAAGCAG CTGACCTGGATTGCACTGAAG TTTGCACTCTACAAGAAGATGACCCAGGCGGCCATCCTGATCCAGAGCAAGTTCCGGAGCTACTACGAGCAGAAGCGGTTCCAGCAGAGCCGCCGCGCGGCGGTGCTCATCCAGCAGCACTACCGCTCCTATCGCCGCCGACCAGCGGGCACCCTGCAGGCCCGCAGCAA caGAGGCTCCTTTCTCACCAAGAAGCAGGACCAGGCAGCCCGGAAGATCATGCGCTTCCTGCGGCGCTGCCGACACAG GATGAGGGAACTGAAGCAGAACCAGGAGCTGGAAGGGCTCCCGCAGCCCGGCCTGGCCACCTGA
- the CAMTA2 gene encoding calmodulin-binding transcription activator 2 isoform X2 — MGTDSPSPRPLRPGVTLPPGALTMNTKDTTEVAENSHHLKIFLPKKLLECLPRCPLLPPERLRWNTNEEIASYLITFEKHDEWLSCAPKTRPQNGSIILYNRKKVKYRKDGYLWKKRKDGKTTREDHMKLKVQGMEPVSWQCLYGCYVHSSIVPTFHRRCYWLLQNPDIVLVHYLNVPALEDCGKGCSPIFCPVSSDRREWLKWSREELLGQLRPMFHGIKWSCGNGTEEFSVEQLVQQILDTHPTKPAPRTHACLCSGGLGSGSLTHKCSSTKHRIISPKVEPRALTLTSVPHPHPPEPPPLIAPLPPELPKAHASPSSSSSSSSSSSGFAEPLEIRPSPPTSRGGSSRGGTAILLLTGLEQRAGGLTPTRHLAPQTDPRPSMSLAVVVGSETSSPPAPPSPAFDPDRFLNSPQRGQTYGGGQGVSPDFPEAEATHTPCPALEPAAALEPQAAARGPPPLPGASGRRGNRFFIQDDGSGEELKAQGAAPPAPSPHPSPPPSPAPLEPPGRGGRGETLFGGAAGASELEPFGLASFPDLMGELISDEAPGAPVPTAQLSPALSTITDFSPEWSYPEGGVKVLITGPWTEAAEHYSCVFDHIAVPASLVQPGVLRCYCPAHEVGLVSLQVAGREGPLSASVLFEYRARRFLSLPSTQLDWLSLDDNQFRMSILERLEQMEKRMADMAAAGQAPCRSPNAPPIQDEGQGPGFEARVVVLVENMIPRSTWRGPERLAHGSPFRGMSLLHLAAAQGYARLIDTLSQWRSMGTVSLDLEQEADPLNVDHFSCTPLMWACALGHLEAAVLLFRWNRQALSIPDSLGRLPLSVAQSRGHVRLARCLEELQRQEAAAELPLALSPPSSSPDTGLSSVSSPSELSDGTFSVTSAYSSAPDGSPPPAPVLASEMAMEETMPGQLSSGAPEGPLFLMDCEATNPQEPVPSRPPFPPAPEGGAASEEADSPPAVDVIPVDMISLARQIIEATPERIKREDFVGLPDAGAPMRERTGALGLSETMSWLASYLENVDHFPSSAPPSELPLERGRLSVPPAPSWAEFLSASASGKMESDFALLTLSDHEQRELYEAARVIQTAFRKYKGRRLKEQQEVAAAVIQRCYRKYKQLTWIALKFALYKKMTQAAILIQSKFRSYYEQKRFQQSRRAAVLIQQHYRSYRRRPAGTLQARSKGSFLTKKQDQAARKIMRFLRRCRHRMRELKQNQELEGLPQPGLAT, encoded by the exons GCCTCAGAATGGCTCCATCATCCTCTACAACCGCAAGAAGGTGAAATACCGGAAGGACGGTTACCTGTGGAAGAAGCGGAAGGATGGGAAGACCACGAGAGAGGACCATATGAAGCTGAAGGTCCAGGGCATGGAG cctgtcTCCTGGCAGTGTCTCTATGGCTGCTACGTTCACTCTTCCATCGTCCCCACATTCCATCGGCGCTGCTACTGGCTGCTCCAG AACCCTGACATCGTGCTTGTACACTACTTGAACGTCCCTGCCCTGGAGGACTGTGGAAAAGGCTGCAGCCCCATCTTTTGTCCTGTCAGCAGCGACCGTCGCGAGTGGCTGAAGTGGTCCCGGGAGGAGCTGCTGGGGCAGCTGAGGCCCATGT TTCATGGCATCAAGTGGAGCTGTGGGAACGGGACAGAGGAGTTCTCCGTGGAGCAGCTGGTGCAGCAGATCCTAGACACCCACCCGACCAAGCCCGCACCCCGAACCCATGCCTGCCTCTGCAGTGGGGGCCTCG GTTCCGGGAGCCTCACCCACAAATGCAGCAGCACAAAACACCGCATCATCTCTCCCAAAGTGGAGCCCCGAGCTTTAACCCTGACCTCTGtgccccacccacacccccctgAGCCCCCTCCACTGATAGCCCCTCTTCCCCCAGAGCTCCCAAAGGCACatgcttccccttcctcttcctcgtcctcgtcctcttcttcctctggcttTGCAGAACCCCTAGAGATTAGACCTAGCCCCCCCACCTCTCGAGGGGGTTCATCCAGAGGAGGCACCGCAATCCTCCTCCTGACGGGACTGGAGCAGCGTGCGGGGGGCTTGACGCCCACCAGGCACTTGGCTCCCCAGACTGACCCTAGGCCTTCCATGAGCTTGGCTGTGGTTGTGGGCTCTGAGACCTCttccccacctgctcctcccagccctgcctttgACCCAGATCGTTTTCTCAACAGCCCTCAGAGGGGTCAGACCTATGGAGGGGGCCAGGGGGTAAGCCCAGACTTCCCCGAGGCAGAGGccacccacaccccctgccctgccctggagcccGCTGCTGCCCTGGAGCCCCAGGCGGCTGCTCGGgggcctcctcctctgccaggAGCAAGTGGGAGAAGAGGAAATCGCTTCTTCATTCAAGATgatggcagtggggaggagcTCAAGGCCCAGGGGGCTGCCCCACCTGCACCTTCACCTCATCCCTCGCCCCCACCTTCACCTGCCCCCTTGGAGCCACCAGGccggggaggaagaggggagaccTTGTTTGGAGGAGCTGCAGGGGCCAGTGAACTGGAGCCCTTCGGTCTTGCATCATTCCCTGACCTCATGGGAGAGCTCATCAGCGACGAGGCTCCAGGAGCCCCTGTCCCAACTGCCCAGCTCTCTCCGGCTCTTAGCACCATCACAGACTTCTCCCCGGAGTGGTCCTACCCAGAG GGTGGGGTCAAGGTGCTCATCACAGGTCCCTGGACAGAGGCTGCGGAGCATTACTCCTGTGTTTTTGATCACATCGCTGTGCCAGCCTCTCTTGTCCAGCCTGGTGTCCTACGCTGCTACTGTCCTG cccatGAGGTTGGGCTGGTATCTTTGCAGGTGGCGGGGCGGGAGGGCCCCctttctgcctctgtgctctTTGAGTATCGAGCCCGCCGGTTCCTGTCATTGCCTAGTACTCAGCTTGACTGGTTGTCACTGGACG ACAACCAGTTCCGGATGTCCATCCTGGAGCGGCTGGAGCAGATGGAGAAGCGCATGGCCGACATGGCAGCAGCCGGGCAGGCTCCCTGCCGCAGTCCCAATGCACCTCCAATTCAG GATGAAGGCCAGGGGCCGGGGTTTGAGGCCCGAGTGGTGGTCTTGGTGGAAAACATGATCCCACGCTCGACCTGGAGGGGTCCTGAACGTCTGGCGCATGGAAGCCCTTTCCGGGGCATGAGCCTTCTGCACCTGGCCGCTGCCCAGGGCTACGCCCGCCTCATCGACACCCTGAGCCAGTGGCG GAGCATGGGGACAGTGAGCTTGGACTTAGAGCAAGAGGCTGACCCGCTCAACGTGGACCACTTCTCTTGCACCCCACTG ATGTGGGCTtgtgccctggggcacctggaggccGCTGTGCTCCTCTTCCGCTGGAACAGACAGGCGCTGAGCATTCCTGACTCTCTGGGCCGGCTGCCCCTGTCGGTGGCGCAGTCCCGGGGTCACGTGCGCCTGGCCCGCTGCCTCGAGGAACTGCAGAGACAGGAGGCTGCAGCCGAGCTTCCACTTGCCCTGTCACCACCCTCCTCCAGCCCAGACACAG GACTGAGCAGCGTCTCCTCACCCTCGGAGCTGTCGGATGGTACTTTCTCCGTCACGTCAGCCTACTCCAGCGCCCCAGATGGCagtcctccccccgcccctgtgCTGGCCTCCGAGATGGCTATGGAAGAGACCATGCCAGGCCAGCTCTCCTCCGGTGCCCCTGAGGGCCCCCTATTTCTCATGGACTGTGAAGCCACCAACCCCCAAGAGCCGGTACCCTCACGGCCTCCTTTCCCCCCAGCCCCAGAGGGTGGGGCTGCCTCAGAGGAAGCAGACAGCCCCCCGGCTGTGGATGTGATCCCG GTGGACATGATCTCACTCGCCAGGCAGATCATCGAAGCCACACCAGAGCGGATTAAACGAGAGGACTTTGTGGGGCTGCCTGATGCTGGAGCACCAATGAGGGAGCGGACAGGGGCCCTGGGGCTCAGCGAGACCATGTCCTGGCTGGCCAGCTACCTGGAGAATGTGGACCATTTCCCCAGCTCAGCCCCTCCCAG CGAACTACCCTTGGAGCGTGGGCGCCTGTCTGTCCCTCCAGCACCCTCCTGGGCAGAGTTTCTGTCCGCCTCTGCCAGCGGCAAGATGGAGAGTGACTTTGCCCTGCTGACGCTATCGGATCATGAGCAGCGGGAACTGTACGAGGCAGCTCGAGTCATCCAGACAGCCTTCCGAAAGTACAAG GGCCGGAGGCTGAAGGAACAGCAGGAGGTGGCAGCCGCTGTGATCCAGCGCTGCTACCGGAAGTACAAGCAG CTGACCTGGATTGCACTGAAG TTTGCACTCTACAAGAAGATGACCCAGGCGGCCATCCTGATCCAGAGCAAGTTCCGGAGCTACTACGAGCAGAAGCGGTTCCAGCAGAGCCGCCGCGCGGCGGTGCTCATCCAGCAGCACTACCGCTCCTATCGCCGCCGACCAGCGGGCACCCTGCAGGCCCGCAGCAA AGGCTCCTTTCTCACCAAGAAGCAGGACCAGGCAGCCCGGAAGATCATGCGCTTCCTGCGGCGCTGCCGACACAG GATGAGGGAACTGAAGCAGAACCAGGAGCTGGAAGGGCTCCCGCAGCCCGGCCTGGCCACCTGA